A DNA window from Kiritimatiellia bacterium contains the following coding sequences:
- a CDS encoding dehydrogenase E1 component subunit alpha/beta: MPNYLSNSRPDFSPRKIDCGYIDCYSANGDLPKELAAGKIDRAGAVSLLEDMLAIREFEEMIVKLRSGAYEPLPDFNYRGPTHLSIGQEAASTGACHALEWTDYITSTHRGHGDSIAKVCAALRSAPDEALQKRLPSLKNAARAELAEAAIEDHIFKTIAELFGKESGYCKGRGGGMHIADFTMNHLGANAIVGGGVPIAAGAALGCRYFKNGSVVCCFAGDGAYANGVVLESLNWAAMGQFTNEIAREKFGLPIVFVIHNNHYGMTGRAEKEVAGIQAIARRAAGFAENNMQAEVVNGMDVLAVRDAVSRAAEACRAGKGPRLVELNTYRYYGHSLTDPRSEYRTRDEEAAWKEIDPIAVFSKQLKECGVLDDETLAALRKKVSDRNARAAVKAAGAPDPAAEDVIKYMYTGTSCITVPEIHRRTKIIKEKLQFKRVNGELSYKDAIKEALYEEMLRDNRVLLYGEDVADYGGAFKVTKGLLEAFGRNRIFNAPISEAAICGTAVGAAMIGLRPVVELMYMDFTLMASDQISNQAAKWHYMSGANIEIPLVIRASVGGGKGYGGQHSQSLESVFAHIPGLYIIYPATAYDAKGLLKSAIRDNNPIMFVESQLLYPQKCVVPETDYLLPIGAADVKKEGSDVSLIAWGPAVHDALKAAQLLQQENISAEVVDVRTLVPLDMETILQSVRKTGRCVVASQSVNIGSFTGEIASNIADKAFDWLDAPVKRVGAKNGIAPQSHILESAFLPNANDIAAAARDLF; this comes from the coding sequence GTGCCAAACTATCTCAGCAACAGCCGGCCCGATTTTTCCCCGCGCAAAATTGATTGCGGATACATAGATTGCTATTCCGCAAATGGCGATTTGCCGAAAGAACTCGCCGCCGGAAAAATTGACAGAGCCGGCGCCGTTTCCCTTTTGGAGGATATGCTGGCGATCCGCGAGTTTGAGGAAATGATCGTCAAGCTGCGGTCGGGCGCTTACGAACCTTTGCCCGACTTCAACTACCGCGGGCCGACGCATCTTTCCATCGGCCAGGAAGCGGCTTCCACCGGCGCCTGCCACGCACTGGAATGGACCGATTACATCACCAGCACCCACCGCGGCCACGGCGACAGCATTGCCAAGGTTTGCGCCGCCCTGCGGTCGGCGCCGGACGAGGCCCTCCAAAAACGACTGCCTTCCCTGAAAAACGCCGCGCGCGCGGAGCTCGCGGAGGCCGCCATTGAAGATCATATCTTTAAAACAATCGCGGAGCTTTTTGGCAAGGAAAGCGGCTATTGCAAGGGCCGCGGCGGCGGCATGCACATCGCCGATTTTACCATGAACCACCTCGGCGCCAACGCCATCGTCGGCGGCGGAGTGCCCATCGCCGCCGGAGCGGCGCTGGGCTGCCGTTACTTTAAAAACGGCTCGGTGGTCTGCTGTTTCGCGGGTGACGGCGCCTACGCCAACGGGGTCGTCCTTGAGTCGTTAAATTGGGCGGCCATGGGGCAATTCACGAATGAAATCGCGCGGGAAAAATTCGGCCTCCCTATTGTTTTCGTGATTCACAACAACCATTACGGCATGACCGGCCGGGCCGAAAAGGAAGTGGCCGGAATCCAGGCCATAGCCCGCCGCGCGGCCGGTTTCGCCGAAAACAACATGCAGGCCGAAGTGGTCAACGGCATGGACGTCCTCGCCGTCCGCGACGCGGTTTCGCGCGCGGCGGAAGCCTGCCGCGCCGGAAAAGGCCCCCGCCTGGTTGAGTTGAACACTTACCGCTATTACGGCCACTCGCTGACCGACCCGCGCAGCGAATACCGCACCAGGGATGAGGAAGCCGCCTGGAAGGAAATTGACCCGATCGCCGTGTTTTCAAAACAATTGAAAGAATGCGGCGTTCTGGACGACGAAACCCTGGCCGCCCTGCGGAAAAAGGTCAGCGACCGCAATGCGCGCGCCGCGGTCAAGGCGGCCGGCGCCCCCGACCCCGCCGCGGAAGACGTCATTAAATACATGTACACCGGCACAAGCTGCATAACCGTTCCTGAAATCCACCGCCGGACAAAAATTATCAAGGAAAAGCTCCAGTTCAAACGCGTCAACGGCGAGTTGAGCTACAAGGACGCCATCAAGGAGGCGCTTTACGAGGAAATGCTCCGCGACAACCGCGTTCTTCTCTACGGAGAGGATGTGGCGGACTACGGCGGCGCCTTCAAGGTTACCAAGGGGCTTTTGGAGGCGTTCGGGCGCAACCGCATTTTCAACGCCCCGATTTCGGAAGCGGCCATCTGCGGCACCGCGGTGGGCGCGGCCATGATCGGATTGAGGCCGGTGGTGGAACTCATGTACATGGATTTCACACTGATGGCGTCCGATCAGATAAGCAACCAGGCCGCCAAGTGGCATTACATGTCGGGCGCCAACATTGAAATCCCGCTGGTGATCCGGGCTTCGGTCGGCGGCGGAAAAGGCTACGGCGGTCAGCATTCGCAAAGCCTGGAAAGCGTCTTCGCACACATTCCCGGGCTGTACATAATTTATCCGGCCACGGCTTACGACGCCAAGGGCCTGCTCAAATCGGCCATCCGCGACAACAATCCCATCATGTTCGTTGAATCGCAGCTGCTTTATCCGCAAAAATGCGTTGTGCCGGAAACTGACTATCTTCTGCCGATCGGCGCGGCCGACGTTAAAAAGGAAGGCTCCGATGTTTCCCTCATCGCCTGGGGCCCGGCGGTCCACGACGCTCTGAAAGCGGCCCAGCTGTTGCAGCAGGAAAACATCAGCGCCGAAGTGGTGGACGTGCGCACCCTGGTGCCGCTGGACATGGAAACCATTCTGCAGTCCGTCCGCAAAACCGGCCGCTGCGTGGTCGCCAGCCAGAGCGTCAACATCGGCAGTTTTACCGGCGAAATAGCCTCCAACATCGCGGATAAGGCCTTTGATTGGCTGGACGCGCCTGTTAAAAGAGTCGGGGCGAAAAACGGCATTGCGCCCCAGTCGCACATCCTTGAATCCGCTTTCCTGCCAAATGCCAATGATATCGCCGCGGCGGCGCGGGATCTCTTTTAG
- a CDS encoding dihydrolipoamide acetyltransferase family protein, whose amino-acid sequence MAHTVIMPKLGQTAEESTILKWHKRSGDPVKKGDILFEIETDKAVLEVESFAEGTLLKILAKEGEAVPVMAPVAFIGQPGEALPDVPAPAPEPSKEAKPTPASTPHPDTPIHQYAAPASVAPQPVPALAPAKAVSPRAKRLAKESAVSYEPINGTGPGGRVIEKDVRNYLAAKKYDELKITPAAKALAVKENIDVLGMESDEPGRITVEDIQRAAAEKPQEMSRMRQIIAQRLAGSFSSAPHFYVTVSVDMTALLEFRKTLRKENKSYSVTDFILKACAAALREFPAVNSAIDEKNARMIRRHSRVHLGLAVDIKEGLVVPVIRNADTISLTELHERVMALAAKARDGKLKPDEMTGGTFTVSNMGMLNVENFTAIINPGESAILAVSSVIPAPVAVKNEIKIRSMMKITLSSDHRLADGALAARFINRIKDLLENTQTWTNMIP is encoded by the coding sequence ATGGCCCATACCGTCATAATGCCGAAACTCGGCCAGACGGCCGAGGAATCAACCATCCTTAAATGGCACAAACGCTCCGGCGACCCGGTGAAAAAGGGCGACATCCTGTTTGAAATTGAAACCGACAAGGCCGTGCTGGAGGTTGAAAGTTTTGCCGAAGGCACCCTCCTTAAAATTCTGGCGAAAGAAGGCGAGGCCGTGCCGGTCATGGCGCCCGTGGCGTTCATCGGCCAGCCCGGCGAGGCTCTTCCTGATGTTCCCGCCCCCGCCCCGGAGCCAAGTAAAGAAGCAAAGCCAACCCCAGCTTCCACTCCTCACCCCGATACTCCGATACACCAATACGCCGCGCCAGCCTCCGTCGCTCCGCAACCTGTCCCTGCTCTCGCGCCCGCCAAGGCCGTCTCCCCGCGCGCCAAACGCCTGGCAAAAGAAAGCGCCGTCAGTTATGAACCGATCAACGGCACCGGCCCCGGCGGACGCGTTATTGAAAAAGACGTCCGCAACTATCTGGCCGCCAAAAAATATGATGAATTAAAAATCACGCCCGCCGCCAAAGCCCTGGCCGTCAAGGAAAACATTGACGTGCTCGGCATGGAATCCGACGAACCCGGCCGGATTACGGTTGAAGACATTCAGAGAGCGGCGGCCGAAAAACCGCAGGAAATGAGCAGAATGCGCCAGATCATCGCCCAGCGGCTCGCCGGAAGTTTTTCCTCCGCGCCCCATTTTTACGTTACCGTTTCCGTGGACATGACCGCTCTGCTGGAATTCAGAAAAACACTGAGGAAGGAAAACAAATCTTACTCGGTCACGGATTTCATCCTGAAGGCCTGCGCCGCAGCGCTGCGGGAATTCCCGGCGGTGAACAGCGCCATTGACGAAAAAAACGCCAGAATGATCCGCCGGCATTCACGGGTTCATCTGGGCCTGGCGGTTGACATAAAAGAGGGGCTGGTAGTGCCGGTCATCCGCAACGCCGATACCATTTCTTTAACCGAACTGCACGAACGGGTTATGGCCCTCGCGGCAAAAGCCAGGGACGGAAAACTGAAGCCCGACGAAATGACGGGCGGCACTTTTACCGTTTCCAACATGGGCATGCTGAACGTGGAAAATTTCACCGCCATCATCAACCCGGGCGAGAGCGCCATTCTGGCGGTTTCCAGCGTGATTCCCGCGCCGGTGGCGGTCAAAAACGAAATAAAAATCCGCTCCATGATGAAGATAACTCTTTCCTCCGACCATCGCCTGGCGGACGGCGCGCTGGCCGCCCGATTCATCAACCGCATCAAGGACCTGCTTGAGAACACGCAAACATGGACAAATATGATACCTTAA
- a CDS encoding LacI family DNA-binding transcriptional regulator: MANIFDIARIAGVSTSTVSLAMRNSSKLNEATRLRVQAVAARLNYKPSRIARSLVQKRTNAIGVILPSSANPIYVETSALIEKAAFASGYDTFACFIEEDPLRERRFLEKIYEQQFDGLILVPAYPDVNRDSYASLAASRLPIVIRDEIEWLAGVDSVAVDMEQGGYDAVKHLLALGHTRIACVTTMLAAGRKLGRLKGYRKALAEMGIAFDETLVRPCGTNLDDGRKVTKEILAMKDRPSAIFLQCDLLAMGAFSAVRQAGLKIPDDISLVGFDDISFAPYLESPLTTVAHPKEKVAAALVKTLAHRIQNKEAAARHIVITPQLIVRKSSARPRDFSSQPKQGVRRPQPCRQ; encoded by the coding sequence ATGGCAAACATTTTCGATATAGCCAGAATTGCAGGGGTCTCCACTTCCACGGTTTCGCTCGCAATGAGAAACAGCTCAAAACTCAACGAGGCGACCAGACTGCGTGTTCAGGCCGTCGCGGCTCGGTTGAATTACAAGCCCAGCCGGATAGCCCGAAGTCTGGTTCAGAAAAGAACAAACGCCATAGGCGTTATTCTGCCGAGCAGCGCCAACCCGATCTATGTTGAAACCAGCGCCTTGATTGAAAAAGCGGCCTTTGCAAGCGGGTATGATACTTTCGCCTGTTTTATTGAAGAGGACCCGTTGCGGGAACGGCGCTTTCTGGAAAAAATATATGAACAGCAGTTTGACGGCTTGATTTTGGTTCCGGCTTATCCCGATGTTAACAGAGACTCATACGCATCCCTGGCCGCATCGCGCTTGCCGATCGTCATCCGGGATGAAATTGAATGGCTGGCCGGAGTTGATTCGGTTGCGGTGGATATGGAGCAGGGAGGATACGACGCCGTAAAACATCTGCTGGCCCTGGGGCATACCCGGATCGCCTGCGTAACAACGATGCTTGCCGCGGGGCGAAAACTGGGCCGGCTCAAGGGATATCGGAAAGCATTGGCTGAAATGGGGATTGCCTTTGACGAGACGCTCGTCAGGCCGTGTGGCACAAACCTTGACGACGGACGCAAGGTAACGAAGGAAATTCTGGCGATGAAAGATAGGCCGAGCGCTATTTTTCTGCAATGCGATCTGCTTGCCATGGGCGCGTTTTCCGCCGTCCGGCAAGCGGGGTTAAAGATTCCGGACGATATTTCCCTGGTCGGCTTTGACGATATCAGCTTTGCGCCCTACCTTGAATCGCCCCTTACAACCGTTGCGCATCCCAAGGAAAAAGTGGCCGCGGCTCTGGTGAAGACGCTCGCACATAGAATTCAAAACAAGGAGGCCGCGGCGCGGCATATTGTGATAACGCCTCAATTGATTGTCAGGAAATCCTCCGCTCGTCCGCGCGATTTCTCAAGTCAGCCCAAACAAGGCGTCCGGCGGCCGCAACCATGCCGCCAGTGA
- a CDS encoding family 20 glycosylhydrolase, with amino-acid sequence MNYIMSPAPLSRVPRSGVIRIAEIGKLESEIALPADAAKRLSIFNRKKSGKIKLSVIRKKLQAGAYKLDISRGGVKIYASDPDGARYGVRRLEQLLREARSDFCCRWDAKEPEVDPGVLSCQTISDAPFLPMRGMHFYFPALRHLTFAEHLALLDTMAAWNLNTVIFEYANRFPYAGHKIVSAPDAFSRKQVRELITRARRLGLNVIPLHQSLGHVEFILRHAAYSGLREEERHRDQWCPLNPKSIALFKEMADEVLDLHGAGDYFHIGGDEARRLGVCPACAETAKKEGIGKLYLDFIRQAANHIFSRGLTPIIWDDMVCRHIEVLDQLPRAIPLMYWEYWTTKHPSAMFVARPDGFGQVMDRRWQRAWLQELDPVERRMLDHFGRPLDMAHELSSRFLKRFRKYLGAGFPKRVRAFPYLEYYRDHGFKVICAGAASANHSSWRGLPDFPRYADNLFSFARRAKESGAMGLIATTWYSMPFEAYAASIMYAGQASWAGEGEDTPRRRI; translated from the coding sequence ATGAATTACATCATGAGTCCCGCGCCATTGAGCCGCGTCCCGCGCAGCGGCGTCATCCGGATCGCGGAGATTGGAAAACTGGAATCTGAAATCGCCCTGCCGGCGGACGCCGCCAAACGGCTTTCCATTTTCAACCGGAAAAAAAGCGGCAAGATAAAACTGAGCGTCATCCGGAAAAAACTGCAGGCCGGCGCCTACAAGCTGGATATCAGCCGCGGCGGCGTTAAAATTTACGCGTCTGATCCGGACGGCGCGCGATACGGCGTCCGCCGTCTGGAACAACTGCTCCGGGAAGCCCGCTCCGATTTCTGCTGCAGATGGGACGCCAAAGAACCGGAGGTTGATCCGGGCGTATTGTCATGCCAGACCATCAGCGACGCCCCGTTCCTGCCAATGCGCGGCATGCACTTTTATTTTCCCGCCCTGCGCCACTTGACCTTTGCCGAACATCTCGCCCTGCTGGACACCATGGCGGCCTGGAATCTGAACACCGTCATTTTTGAGTATGCAAACCGGTTTCCCTACGCCGGACATAAAATCGTCTCGGCGCCGGACGCCTTTTCCAGAAAACAGGTCCGCGAACTCATAACCCGCGCCCGGCGCCTCGGGTTAAATGTTATTCCCCTCCACCAGTCGCTGGGACACGTTGAATTTATCCTGCGGCACGCGGCTTACTCCGGCCTCCGGGAAGAGGAAAGGCACCGCGATCAATGGTGCCCGCTCAATCCCAAATCCATCGCGCTGTTCAAAGAAATGGCGGACGAAGTTCTGGATCTGCACGGCGCAGGCGACTATTTCCATATCGGCGGGGACGAGGCAAGACGCCTGGGTGTTTGCCCGGCCTGCGCCGAAACGGCAAAAAAGGAAGGCATCGGCAAACTGTATCTGGATTTTATCCGCCAGGCCGCGAATCATATTTTTTCCCGCGGTCTGACGCCCATAATCTGGGACGACATGGTCTGCCGGCACATTGAAGTGCTTGACCAATTGCCGCGCGCGATTCCTCTGATGTATTGGGAATACTGGACGACCAAACACCCGAGCGCCATGTTTGTGGCCCGGCCGGACGGTTTCGGACAGGTGATGGACCGGCGCTGGCAGCGCGCGTGGCTGCAGGAATTGGACCCGGTTGAGCGCCGGATGCTGGACCATTTCGGGCGGCCGCTGGATATGGCGCATGAACTTTCAAGCCGGTTTTTAAAAAGATTCCGCAAATACCTCGGCGCCGGATTCCCGAAAAGAGTCCGGGCCTTCCCATACCTGGAGTATTACCGCGACCATGGATTCAAGGTGATCTGCGCCGGGGCCGCTTCCGCGAACCACAGTTCCTGGCGCGGTTTGCCGGATTTTCCGAGATATGCCGACAATCTGTTTTCCTTTGCCCGGCGCGCGAAGGAATCCGGCGCCATGGGCTTGATCGCCACCACCTGGTATTCCATGCCTTTTGAAGCCTATGCCGCCAGCATCATGTATGCCGGCCAGGCTTCCTGGGCGGGCGAAGGCGAAGACACCCCGCGGCGGAGGATTTAA
- a CDS encoding DNA-directed RNA polymerase subunit omega, which produces MNIELLEAAKRRVPNTSVLINMVSKRVRQLIAGQRPLIKIETPSADFEDIAIRETAEGKIMAEIDLARE; this is translated from the coding sequence ATGAACATTGAATTATTAGAAGCAGCCAAACGCAGAGTGCCGAACACGTCGGTTCTGATCAACATGGTTTCCAAGAGGGTCCGGCAACTGATCGCGGGCCAGCGTCCGCTGATAAAGATTGAAACCCCGTCGGCAGACTTTGAAGATATCGCCATTCGGGAAACAGCCGAAGGCAAGATAATGGCGGAAATTGACCTCGCCCGCGAGTAA